The proteins below come from a single Mytilus edulis chromosome 5, xbMytEdul2.2, whole genome shotgun sequence genomic window:
- the LOC139522992 gene encoding SID1 transmembrane family member 1-like isoform X2, which produces MLTFIPSICVFSFLTLLQTRSSFQTSSASILSRLYSQTLSVIDGHFGNSYTNQTNENSTIIYKFEYKEIENKTTAVRISIKLLNTADEDFPLLFVARQQRGVISWQLPLPLENIYEYEYASRTLCPLDQQHRKADMKQVMYAEISSMSVKNLNFSLKASKISDFELKPGEVKNLSLTPSEPQYYMYTFPRNIDSVIVKVESGDRKCMVLSVQDIQCPVFDLDKDVEFSGTYQTVTKQGAITVEKKKYMEESFYIVLVLKPKDYECNGIDEIQLPGEERTKHLTLRVYGTISSSKYYIGIVGALAIFGGFYLIAFMIGICYHGCQKNRGVWIIEEEKSEAEGETDDLLNRSNTLPGSYGATTGNESDVMDRSLHEIQTPSNTTVDTDSVDSSIDFLPDADKEKDVFRTKVRTSSNTTVDTDSVDSSIDFLPDADKEKDVFRTKTILFVVDLARKSRKKVAKSYSLFCRNLAAISIFYGLAVLQLVLTYQKVLNVTGNQDICYYNFDCAHPLGSLTSFNNVFSNVGYILLGILFLILVARRDVIYKKAVQNDRKIGKELGIPQHFGLFYAMGLALVMEGLMSACYHVCPNYSNFQFDTSFMYIIACLCMLKIYQSRHPDISAKAHTSYMFMACVIFIAVIGVLHGTESFWIVFSTIYMVGTLIMSVYIYYMGRWKLNREIFIHTWVQIRQNCFMCPRPMYKDRFIFLVIGNSINWSIAIFGVVTRPRDFASYLLAIFIGNLMFYTVYYTIMKLRHKERLHPLLIFFVACAILCWIPALYFFFAHLTSWQLNPSQSREGNQNCMLFEFYDSHDIWHFLSAISMFFSFLILLTLDDDLFSTRRDKIPVF; this is translated from the exons ACAACAGCAGTTAGAATCAGCATTAAACTTCTTAATACAGCAGACGAAGACTTTCCTTTACTTTTTGTTGCCAGGCAACAGAGAGGAGTAATATCATGGCAGCTTCCACTACCTTTAGAAAATAT cTATGAATATGAGTATGCCAGTAGAACTTTATGTCCGTTGGACCAGCAGCATAGAAAGGCTGATATGAAACAAGTTATGTATGCTGAAATATCATCTATGagtgttaaaaatttaaatttttcactAAAAGCCAGTAAAATCAGTGATTTTGAATTGAA GCCAGGAGAGGTAAAGAATTTATCACTTACACCGTCAGAGCCACAATATTACATGTACACATTTCCCAGGAATATAGATTCTGTAATTGTCAAGGTTGAGTCTGGAGACAGGAAATGTATGGTGTTGTCTGTTCAAGATATACAG TGTCCCGTATTTGATTTGGATAAGGATGTTGAATTCTCTGGAACGTACCAGACTGTTACAAAACAAGGAGCTATTACTGTTGAG AAAAAGAAGTACATGGAGGAATCTTTCTACATTGTTTTGGTATTGAAACCAAAAGATTATGAATGTAATGGTATAGATGAAATCCAACTGCCTGGTGAAGAAAGGACTAAACATTTGACACTTAGAGTGTATGGCACCATTAGTA GTTCTAAGTATTATATTGGTATAGTTGGAGCATTGGCTATATTTGGTGGATTCTACCTGATAGCCTTTATGATTGGGATCTGTTATCATGGATG TCAAAAGAATAGAGGTGTTTGGATAATTGAAGAAGAGAAATCag aaGCTGAAGGAGAAACAGATGATTTACTTAACAGAAGTAATACATTACCAGGATCATATGGGGCAACTACAG GTAATGAGAGTGATGTGATGGACAGATCTTTACATGAGATACAGACACCCAGCAATACTACTGTAGACACAGATTCTGTAGATTCTAGCATTGATTTCCTGCCTGATGCTGACAAGGAGAAGGATGTTTTCAGGACTAAGGTAAGGACATCCAGCAATACTACTGTAGACACAGATTCTGTAGATTCTAGCATTGATTTCCTGCCTGATGCTGACAAGGAGAAGGATGTTTTCAGGACTAAG actattttgtttgttgttgacCTTGCAAGAAAAAGTAGGAAAAAGGTAGCCAAGAGTTACAGTTTATTTTGCag AAATTTAGCAGCTATTTCCATTTTCTATGGCCTTGCAGTACTGCAGTTGGTGTTAACATATCAAAAG GTACTGAATGTAACAGGGAACCAGGATATCTGTTACTATAACTTTGACTGTGCCCATCCATTAGGTTCACTCACATCCTTCAACAATGTATTCAGTAACGTAGGATACATACTACTGGGAATTCTTTTCTTAATTTTGGTGGCCAGAAG AGATGTTATTTATAAAAAGGCTGTACAGAATGATAGAAAAATAGGCAAG GAGTTGGGTATACCACAGCACTTTGGATTGTTTTATGCCATGGGATTAGCTTTAGTTATGGAAGGATTGATGAGTGCTTGCTACCATGTTTGTCCAaattattccaattttcaatttg ATACatcatttatgtatattattGCCTGTCTGTGTATGTTGAAGATTTACCAATCCAGACACCCAGATATCAGTGCCAAAGCTCATACTTCTTATATGTTTATGGCCTGTGTTATATTTATTGCTGTGATAGGAGTG TTACATGGAACCGAGTCATTTTGGATAGTGTTTAGTACAATCTACATGGTGGGAACACTTATAATGAGTGTGTACATATACTACATGGGAAGATGGAAGCTAAATAGAGAAATATTTATACATACATGGGTACAGATTAGACAGAATTGTTTCATGTGTCCTCGTCCAATGTACAAg GACAGATTTATATTCCTTGTGATAGGTAACAGTATTAACTGGAGTAT TGCTATATTTGGTGTAGTAACACGTCCTAGAGATTTTGCTAGTTATTTATTAGCTATATTTATAGGAAACCTAATGTTCTATACTGTTTATTACACCATAATGaag CTGAGGCACAAAGAGCGTCTACATCCTTTACTGATTTTCTTTGTTGCCTGTGCCATACTTTGCTGGATTCCAGCTCTATATTTCTTCTTTGCTCATCTGACATCCTGGCAG TTAAATCCATCACAATCTAGAGAAGGGAATCAGAACTGTATGTTGTTTGAGTTTTATGATTCTCATGACATATGGCATTTCCTGTCAGCCATCAGtatgttcttttcttttctt ATACTTTTGACATTAGATGATGATCTATTTTCAACCAGAAGAGACAAGATTCCAGTCTTCTGA
- the LOC139522992 gene encoding SID1 transmembrane family member 1-like isoform X1: MLTFIPSICVFSFLTLLQTRSSFQTSSASILSRLYSQTLSVIDGHFGNSYTNQTNENSTIIYKFEYKEIENKTTAVRISIKLLNTADEDFPLLFVARQQRGVISWQLPLPLENIYEYEYASRTLCPLDQQHRKADMKQVMYAEISSMSVKNLNFSLKASKISDFELKPGEVKNLSLTPSEPQYYMYTFPRNIDSVIVKVESGDRKCMVLSVQDIQCPVFDLDKDVEFSGTYQTVTKQGAITVEKKKYMEESFYIVLVLKPKDYECNGIDEIQLPGEERTKHLTLRVYGTISSSKYYIGIVGALAIFGGFYLIAFMIGICYHGCQKNRGVWIIEEEKSEAEGETDDLLNRSNTLPGSYGATTGNESDVMDRSLHEIQTPSNTTVDTDSVDSSIDFLPDADKEKDVFRTKVRTSSNTTVDTDSVDSSIDFLPDADKEKDVFRTKVRTPSNTTVDTDSVDSSIDFLPDADKEKDVFRTKTILFVVDLARKSRKKVAKSYSLFCRNLAAISIFYGLAVLQLVLTYQKVLNVTGNQDICYYNFDCAHPLGSLTSFNNVFSNVGYILLGILFLILVARRDVIYKKAVQNDRKIGKELGIPQHFGLFYAMGLALVMEGLMSACYHVCPNYSNFQFDTSFMYIIACLCMLKIYQSRHPDISAKAHTSYMFMACVIFIAVIGVLHGTESFWIVFSTIYMVGTLIMSVYIYYMGRWKLNREIFIHTWVQIRQNCFMCPRPMYKDRFIFLVIGNSINWSIAIFGVVTRPRDFASYLLAIFIGNLMFYTVYYTIMKLRHKERLHPLLIFFVACAILCWIPALYFFFAHLTSWQLNPSQSREGNQNCMLFEFYDSHDIWHFLSAISMFFSFLILLTLDDDLFSTRRDKIPVF, translated from the exons ACAACAGCAGTTAGAATCAGCATTAAACTTCTTAATACAGCAGACGAAGACTTTCCTTTACTTTTTGTTGCCAGGCAACAGAGAGGAGTAATATCATGGCAGCTTCCACTACCTTTAGAAAATAT cTATGAATATGAGTATGCCAGTAGAACTTTATGTCCGTTGGACCAGCAGCATAGAAAGGCTGATATGAAACAAGTTATGTATGCTGAAATATCATCTATGagtgttaaaaatttaaatttttcactAAAAGCCAGTAAAATCAGTGATTTTGAATTGAA GCCAGGAGAGGTAAAGAATTTATCACTTACACCGTCAGAGCCACAATATTACATGTACACATTTCCCAGGAATATAGATTCTGTAATTGTCAAGGTTGAGTCTGGAGACAGGAAATGTATGGTGTTGTCTGTTCAAGATATACAG TGTCCCGTATTTGATTTGGATAAGGATGTTGAATTCTCTGGAACGTACCAGACTGTTACAAAACAAGGAGCTATTACTGTTGAG AAAAAGAAGTACATGGAGGAATCTTTCTACATTGTTTTGGTATTGAAACCAAAAGATTATGAATGTAATGGTATAGATGAAATCCAACTGCCTGGTGAAGAAAGGACTAAACATTTGACACTTAGAGTGTATGGCACCATTAGTA GTTCTAAGTATTATATTGGTATAGTTGGAGCATTGGCTATATTTGGTGGATTCTACCTGATAGCCTTTATGATTGGGATCTGTTATCATGGATG TCAAAAGAATAGAGGTGTTTGGATAATTGAAGAAGAGAAATCag aaGCTGAAGGAGAAACAGATGATTTACTTAACAGAAGTAATACATTACCAGGATCATATGGGGCAACTACAG GTAATGAGAGTGATGTGATGGACAGATCTTTACATGAGATACAGACACCCAGCAATACTACTGTAGACACAGATTCTGTAGATTCTAGCATTGATTTCCTGCCTGATGCTGACAAGGAGAAGGATGTTTTCAGGACTAAGGTAAGGACATCCAGCAATACTACTGTAGACACAGATTCTGTAGATTCTAGCATTGATTTCCTGCCTGATGCTGACAAGGAGAAGGATGTTTTCAGGACTAAGGTAAGGACACCCAGCAATACTACAGTAGACACAGATTCTGTAGATTCTAGCATTGATTTCCTGCCAGATGCTGACAAGGAGAAGGATGTTTTCAGGACTAAG actattttgtttgttgttgacCTTGCAAGAAAAAGTAGGAAAAAGGTAGCCAAGAGTTACAGTTTATTTTGCag AAATTTAGCAGCTATTTCCATTTTCTATGGCCTTGCAGTACTGCAGTTGGTGTTAACATATCAAAAG GTACTGAATGTAACAGGGAACCAGGATATCTGTTACTATAACTTTGACTGTGCCCATCCATTAGGTTCACTCACATCCTTCAACAATGTATTCAGTAACGTAGGATACATACTACTGGGAATTCTTTTCTTAATTTTGGTGGCCAGAAG AGATGTTATTTATAAAAAGGCTGTACAGAATGATAGAAAAATAGGCAAG GAGTTGGGTATACCACAGCACTTTGGATTGTTTTATGCCATGGGATTAGCTTTAGTTATGGAAGGATTGATGAGTGCTTGCTACCATGTTTGTCCAaattattccaattttcaatttg ATACatcatttatgtatattattGCCTGTCTGTGTATGTTGAAGATTTACCAATCCAGACACCCAGATATCAGTGCCAAAGCTCATACTTCTTATATGTTTATGGCCTGTGTTATATTTATTGCTGTGATAGGAGTG TTACATGGAACCGAGTCATTTTGGATAGTGTTTAGTACAATCTACATGGTGGGAACACTTATAATGAGTGTGTACATATACTACATGGGAAGATGGAAGCTAAATAGAGAAATATTTATACATACATGGGTACAGATTAGACAGAATTGTTTCATGTGTCCTCGTCCAATGTACAAg GACAGATTTATATTCCTTGTGATAGGTAACAGTATTAACTGGAGTAT TGCTATATTTGGTGTAGTAACACGTCCTAGAGATTTTGCTAGTTATTTATTAGCTATATTTATAGGAAACCTAATGTTCTATACTGTTTATTACACCATAATGaag CTGAGGCACAAAGAGCGTCTACATCCTTTACTGATTTTCTTTGTTGCCTGTGCCATACTTTGCTGGATTCCAGCTCTATATTTCTTCTTTGCTCATCTGACATCCTGGCAG TTAAATCCATCACAATCTAGAGAAGGGAATCAGAACTGTATGTTGTTTGAGTTTTATGATTCTCATGACATATGGCATTTCCTGTCAGCCATCAGtatgttcttttcttttctt ATACTTTTGACATTAGATGATGATCTATTTTCAACCAGAAGAGACAAGATTCCAGTCTTCTGA